The Arachis duranensis cultivar V14167 chromosome 9, aradu.V14167.gnm2.J7QH, whole genome shotgun sequence genomic sequence CTATATATCTATActtatgtatgtaaatattctcggACCGGCCTTGGCTTCGCAGGTCGAGTCTAGAGTTCAATATTCTGAATTTTAGATACTATAtcctttatatattttatgtctTATCCTTATCTATTTGCCAGTTTATGTTTTCGAATGTGATGCCTTTTTTGAATTAAGGTGGATAAAGCTAAGGTGGtgttaattgaaaaattaccaccacctaatAATGCCAAGGCAATTCGGAGTTTCTTGGGATATGCCGGATTTTACAGGAAATTTATAAAAGgtttttctaaaattgctaaacctTTGAGCAACCTCTTGGTTGCAGACATTCCTTTTAACTTTGATAATAATTGTTtgcatgcctttgaaactctGGAAACAAGGCTTGTCTCTGCACCCATCATAGCTCCTCCCAATTGGGATTTACCATTTAAATTATGTGTGATGCCAATGATTATGCTATAGGATCTGTCTTGGGACAGAGACAATGCAAGCTtatgcatgtcatttattatgctagtcgTGTACTAAATGATGCTCAAAAGAActacacaactacagaaaaaaATTACTAGTTGTAGTGTATtgtttgataagtttagatcctGTTTAAGTGGTTCCAAGGTTATTGTTTATATTGACCACACTGCTCTTAAGTATCTTCTAACCAAGTAGGATTCTAAACAAAGATTGATTAGGTAGGTGCTGCTTCTTCAggagtttgacattgagattAGAGACAGGAAGGGGTCAGAGAATCAAGTGGTTGACCATCTTTCTAGGATCAAACCTGAAGAAGCGACGCCCACCCTCACTGCTATGACTGAGACCTTCTTGGATGAGTAACTCTTCATGATTTAGAGTGCTCCGTAGTTCGCAGACATTGTGAACTACATGGCCATGAGGTTCATCCCCAAGGAGTACACTAAATAGCAAGTTAGAAAGCTTTTGAATGATGCTAAGTAATATTTGTGGGAAGAACCTTATCTTTTTAAGAGATGCTTAGATCGTATAATTTGGCGTTGTGTCTTAGATGAGGAATCACAGTAGATCCTCTGGCATTGCACTACAATATTTTCAGATTGAGGCAACATTTAAAAAGTGTTGCCTAAAGGCTGACAAAAAGTTGCTTTTGATCAATGGCAACACTTTTGGACCTAAGGCAACGTTTTTTGTCGGCATTGCATATGCAGCCGTTGCCTTAGATCAAGGCAAcacttttttgtttcaaaagtaACGCTTTTGAGAGCAACACTTGGTAAGTGTTGCCTTtggttgaaaaacaacaacacttCAAAGGTGTGTTTGAGACAACACTTTTGCAGTGTTGTCTCTTCTCTCATATTTTGGTCACTACCAAAAAGTGTTGCCTATTTGCAATAAAATGCAACTCTTTTATGTGTTGCTTATAAGTTGGAATTTGCAATCCTTTGAAGTGTNNNNNNNNNNNNNNNNNNNNNNNNNNNNNNNNNNNNNNNNNNNNNNNNNNNNNNNNNNNNNNNNNNNNNNNNNNNNNNNNNNNNNNNNNNNNNNNNNNNNNNNNNNNNNNNNNNNNNNNNNNNNNNNNNNNNNNNNNNNNNNNNNNNNNNNNNNNNNNNNNNNNNNNNNNNNNNNNNNNNNNNNNNNNNNNNNNNNNNNNNNNNNNNNNNNNNNNNNNNNNNNNNNNNNNNNNNNNNNNNNNNNNNNNNNNNNNNNNNNNNNNNNNNNNNNNNNNNNNNNNNNNNNNNNNNNNNNNNNNNNNNNNNNNNNNNNNNNNNNNNNNNNNNNNNNNNNNNNNNNNNNNNNNNNNNNNNNNNNNNNNNNNNNNNNNNNNNNNNNNNNNNNNNNNNNNNNNNNNNNNNNNNNNNNNNNNNNNNNNNNNNNNNNNNNNNNNNNNNNNNNNNNNNNNNNNNNNNNNNNNNNNNNNNNNNNNNNNNNNNNNNNNNNNNNNNNNNNNNNNNNNNNNNNNNNNNNNNNNNNNNNNNNNNNNNNNNNNNNNNNNNNNNNNNNNNNNNNNNNNNNNNNNNNNNNNNNNNNNNNNNNNNNNNNNNNNNNNNNNNNNNNNNNNNNNNNNNNNNNNNNNNNNNNNNNNNNNNNNNNNNNNNNNNNNNNNNNNNNNNNNNNNNNNNNNNNNNNNNNNNNNNNNNNNNNNNNNNNNNNNNNNNNNNNNNNNNNNNNNNNNNNNNNNNNNNNNNNNNNNNNNNNNNNNNNNNNNNNNNNNNNNNNNNNNNNNNNNNNNNNNNNNNNNNNNNNNNNNNNNNNNNNNNNNNNNNNNNNNNNNNNNNNNNNNNNNNNNNNNNNNNNNNNNNNNNNNNNNNNNNNNNNNNNNNNNNNNNNNNNNNNNNNNNNNNNNNNNNNNNNNNNNNNNNNNNNNNNNNNNNNNNNNNNNNNNNNNNNNNNNNNNNNNNNNNNNNNNNNNNNNNNNNNNNNNNNNNNNNNNNNNNNNNNNNNNNNNNNNNNNNNNNNNNNNNNNNNNNNNNNNNNNNNNNNNNNNNNNNNNNNNNNNNNNNNNNNNNNNNNNNNNNNNNNNNNNNNNNNNNNNNNNNNNNNNNNNNNNNNNNNNNNNNNNNNNNNNNNNNNNNNNNNNNNNNNNNNNNNNNNNNNNNNNNNNNNNNNNNNNNNNNNNNNNNNNNNNNNNNNNNNNNNNNNNNNNNNNNNNNNNNNNNNNNNNNNNNNNNNNNNNNNNNNNNNNNNNNNNNNNGTAAATGCTTTCTCGGAAGTGTCTCCAGCTTCTTGGTGGCTCTTAAGTTTATcctattaaaagaaaacataacaaTTTTAGCTTGTTCCACTCACTGATTCTCATGCTTCTTTCCAAAACAGCCTAAAAGTAAAGGTGTTATGTCATGGCTATTTCCTCGGTTCAAGAAGAAGCATAGCAAGAATGTGATTATGAGTTCCCCAAACAGAACTGAATCTGAGAAAGTTTCTCAAGTTCTTAAGGACATGTGAATAGTTTCAATTGAGACACTCAAGAGGGAGTTAATGGAAGCAAATAAGAGTAGGGATGCAGCATTAATGAAAGTTTCTGAGATGAGAACTTCATTGGAGAACTTTTAATACTTTTAATAATGATATAATGAAcatattaaaagttaaaacttagATTTTATGTCCTTTTCACAAAAATTGTATTCACttaataatatgtattttaGAAACACACATTTTATTTAAGTTGATGGCTGAGAGCTCTGTTTACCAGTCATGTCCATATCAGCTACCcattaaatataaatagatGACAGAAATTAAAGGATGATTTGATTAATTTCAAACCTAAAAAAGCAAGCTGTCTTAAATTAATGCCTACACATTTGTATCTTTGACTTCTCGCCTGctatatctaaataaattaaagcaTAAGCAATTCacatgtatattttaattatggaCCCCACAAAACATGATCATGTATGTTTTAAATCtacttaattagttatttataaattatattagcTTTCAAGAAGAATCCTCCTCCAGGGAAATTGACTTTGAAGGCTCTAAAatcaagatatatatatattacatacTATAACAAtacttttttaagttttatacaGGACAATCTAACTTAAAATAATACTGTAAATTAAGGCAATTTTGTTTTAGATCAATTTGTAAATTAAGGCAGTTCTACTTATTATAACTTACAATAACAGTTTGTGTTCCTGAATCAAGCTCTTTTCCTTTTCGTCCAGTTCGAGTtgcaacaaacacatcaacctGTGATGGGTCTTCTTTGTTCTCATTCATTTCACGCTACAAGTAAGGGGAAAGAGTATTAAAAATggccaaaaataatatttatctaGTTTTAAGATGGTCATTATACAACAagaaaaaacttataaaaaatcaaaattattaccATTTCATTACGCACTCTTGCAAAACTTATAGGTCCCATTCGATGTTGATGTTGTTGCTTTTTACGATTTTCAGAATTTAAACGAGATAGAGCCTAtacccaaaaaaattaaagggagttatatgtaataaaccaaaagcataaaaaaagacaaagaaacAGAATTATTTATTCTACAACTCACCTTAACAGAAGGAATACTCCAATATGCAATTAACTTTTGAAATTGAACTTCTGGAATATCTAAAGGGCGATTTTTCAGCATATCTTCAATGTTGTTATATCTCTCAAAATGCTTtcccttgattcttgttttGTAACCTTTCCAAGCTTCTCGAACACCAGTCATCACCCACCCTTTCCCCTCTTTTGGAAGAATGAACTTTGACTACGAAAAAGTACAAAACAAAAATTGTAAATGACAATTCAAGAACACTAAAAACAAAGACAAAACTGCAGTGTAAAACAGCAGCTATATATTTTCACAAAACTACAGCTAAGCCatacaaaattgaaaattttcagATCATAAAAAATAGATGAGAAATAAAACACTTACATTAATATATTTCCATATGCGCTTTTTGACTTTGAGGGGCACAGCTTTCCAACTAGTGTACATCAATGTTATGAAATCGCTATTCCTTCCCATTGTTCCAATAAAGTAAGTTAAATCCTTCACTCTTCTTGGAGTTGGTCCCACTGCTTGTCCTTCATAAAAAGTcacctcttctctttcttcccaACTTCTTGCATGGATTTTAGCACACCTTGTTTTTCCTCGTGTCCTTCTAGTCTTTGGAGTATCTATAAATATGTGCAATTTAACCATTTAAATGAATTATATAGCTATACATGCTAATGAATAagtaaaatgataattatgtaTAAAGTACAGCACCTTTAACATTGTTAGTTTCCATAAGGTGATTGTCATCACCATGAAGAActtcatcttcatattcaccaACATAGTCCTCATCATCCgagaaatcatcatcatcatcatctccaaCTTCATTAGCATTTGCTCCACTATGTTCCTCCTCTCCTTCCACATGAATCCCATTTGTCTCCAAAAATGTATCAAGTGTCATGGCTTGACAACTTGATTTTGTATTTGTCTTCCTAAGATTTTGTTGCTTTCTTGAATAGATCTTTCGTTTTCAGCACTTGGTTCAAAATCGTCATCTTCTCTTTCCAAATGAACCCCATGTGTCTCCAAAAATTTATCCATACCCATGGTTGGAcgctttttaagattttctggTTCTTCTTCACTAGCTCCAATTTTCTGGTTCGGCataattttcattcttttggAAATTGGGACTTCTTTTTGAGTGCTTTACTTAGAAGGCATAGGAGTTACTCTCTTTTGTCCATGATCACCAGCCATCATTGGAGAGATAAAATGCTGCTTCTTATGAATTTCTGCTCTATTTTTCTGCATGAATTGCTTGTTGCTTTGATACTGTTTTACCAGTCTTTTCCGCTTTGGAGTAGTTCTTGTTTCCATTGTATTTctgaaataaaacaaaataaaagatgacATTAGACATTAGAATTTGGCAATGTAAATAAAGTTCTTTCCTAACACCAAATTCAGCCTTTAATAAATCATTAAGAAACTGAATGGAGTTGTTTGCTGAGGATATAATTGAAGACTACTATTTAATAGTAATAAACAAGAAGGAGCTGAAGGAGATAACATTGTGGAACTGAAGGAGCTGTTTGCTGAGGATGTAATTGAAGACTACTATTTAATAGTAATAAACAAGAAGGCATGCCATAAGacacatatataaaaaagtGATACATCTTTCATTCCACTTCCCTACTGTTTAATGCAATTAAAAAGTTAAAGTATATACATCTTTCATTCCACTTCCCTACTATTTAGTGTAATGAAGGAAAAAAGTATAAATCATTCAATGTCGTCTTCGGAATTATCTTCTGATTCTGTGTTGTATTCTTGTGAAAGAAGAACTCCTTTTGAAGCATCTATAACAACTTCGTGCAAGTCACccctaatcaaatcaatttcacCATTATCATTGGGTATAGAAGGACCCATTGACTGGTCAGATGGCTCTTTTTCATAAATAGTTTGGGGATCAACATCAGCTTCGTCACCTATGCTAAATAAATCCCTTGGAATTGACTTCATAACATAATGTTTATTTTGATCAAATGGATCTTGCACATAGAAACATTGGTGTACTTGACATGCCAACACAAAAGGCTCTTCTTGATAGCATTTTTTGTTGAATTGAACATACGAAGAGCCATAGCCATCCTCTTGAGTCTCATACCAGTCACATCTAAACACTACAACCTTAAAATTGCTAAAGTAGTCTAACTCAATTATATCATTTATTCTGCCATAGTAGGAAACTTTTGCACGAATTGGATTTGGATCATTTGCACTTGCAAAGCTCGTAGTCAACGCAACTAAAGTTACACCACTATTTTGCGTCTTGCGTCTTGCCTCACGTTGCCTAGTATGAAATCTATACCCATTGATAAAATACCCCGAATATTTTTTTGCAATCTTGTTGGGCCCTCTAGAAAGCTCCTTAATCCAATCTAGAACATTCTGACGCATGGCACGTGCTTTAAACCATGAGGGAAAGTTCATACTATGGTTCTTAGCTTTCACCCAACTTGTTCCTTGTTGATCAGCCTCATGCTCTCTAAATCCAAAATTAGAATTTTCGTAAGTAAAATCTAGAGATAATTCCAtgattcataattaaaaaaattaaaagaaatggaCAGTTCAATAATATGTTTGGTAAGTAGGATTTACCTAACATAGTCTTCAATTTTTCCACAGTTCAATAATATATAGCTATGGGCTTGGTTTCGAGACTTGTCGTCAAGAGAAAAAATCTCACCCTTCTTTGCTCCCAATGGACAGCCTTTCTTAGGAAACAAAATTGGAAATGAATGTGGAATTTCCGCTTCAAAGTCATTAGCATCATTATTCCGGGGTATTCTATTCAATTTTGTTTGAACACCATCATGTAAATAACGTGAGCAAAAAGTTAAACACTCATCAACCAAGTAGGCCTCCGCAATAGATCCTTCAGGACGACTTCTATTTCGAACATATGACTTCAAAGTACACATGTATCTTTCGGGAGGATACATCCACCGAAATTGAACTGGGCCGCCTAGTCTCACTTCATTAGCCAAATGAATAGGCAAATGCATCAATATGTCAAAAAATGAAGGAGGAAAAATCCTCTCCAATTGGCATAGTGTTATCACAATCTCTGCTTCCAATTGATTTATCTCTTCTAATGTTATAACCTTTTGACATAACTGACGAAAAAAAGAGCCAAGCCGAATTAAAGGGATTGCGACCGAATCTGAAAGTATACTTTTGATGGGAATTTGCAGCAAATAATGCAGCATAAAAGGGGCATCATGAGTCTTGTAACCTGATACTTTTCTTTCTGCAAGGTTCACGCATCGAGAAATATTTGAGGTAGCACCATCAGGTAGCTTTGCTTTCTTCAAGACAtcacaaaaaattgatttctcAGCTTTAGTCATGGAGAAACATGCTTTTGCAAACTTCACTTTTCTATGACCTCTTATT encodes the following:
- the LOC107465157 gene encoding uncharacterized protein LOC107465157; amino-acid sequence: MTLDTFLETNGIHVEGEEEHSGANANEVGDDDDDDFSDDEDYVGEYEDEVLHGDDNHLMETNNVKDTPKTRRTRGKTRCAKIHARSWEEREEVTFYEGQAVGPTPRRVKDLTYFIGTMGRNSDFITLMYTSWKAVPLKVKKRIWKYINSKFILPKEGKGWVMTGVREAWKGYKTRIKGKHFERYNNIEDMLKNRPLDIPEVQFQKLIAYWSIPSVKALSRLNSENRKKQQHQHRMGPISFARVRNEMREMNENKEDPSQVDVFVATRTGRKGKELDSGTQTVIVSYNK